From the genome of bacterium:
GGACGTCACCAGACCCACGCGCAGCGGCAGCACCGGGAAGGCCAGGCCGGCGTTGCGCTCGATCAGGCCGGCGGCCTGCAACGCCGCCAGGGTTTCGCGGCGGCGGGCTTCGAGCTGGCCCAGCGTGTACGCCGGGTCGACGGCGACGAGCTTGAATGACAGGCCCCACTTGGGATGGTAGACCACGACCCCCTGCACGCACACCTCGAGGTTGTCCCGGATCTGGAGTCCCGGATCCGTGCCGTCGAAGTACTTCTCGAGACCGAATTTCTGCCGGTCCCACTGCAGGGCCGCGACGGTGATCTGGTCGACGCTGCCCCGGCTCGCGCCGTGCAGTTCGAAGTAGATGTTCCGGTTGGCGTTGCGCTTGAGCCCGCGCACCTCGCCGCGCACCCAGACCGCGGAGGGGAAGGCGGACTGCAGGGCGGCCTCGATGGCCTCGTTGAGTTCGCCCACCGTGTAGACGCGACGCTCGTCGCCGCCGTCGGCGCGGCGTGTCGCGGCGCTGAACAGATCGTCCACGACCATCTCCGCTCGGGTCAGAGGGACGAGGCGACGCGGCGCCAGTCGCCGCGCACGAACCAGACGGTCATGCCGACCGCGTAGACGAAGAACCAGACCAGCACGCCGATCCAGGCCC
Proteins encoded in this window:
- the xseA gene encoding exodeoxyribonuclease VII large subunit, yielding MDDLFSAATRRADGGDERRVYTVGELNEAIEAALQSAFPSAVWVRGEVRGLKRNANRNIYFELHGASRGSVDQITVAALQWDRQKFGLEKYFDGTDPGLQIRDNLEVCVQGVVVYHPKWGLSFKLVAVDPAYTLGQLEARRRETLAALQAAGLIERNAGLAFPVLPLRVGLVTSVGSAAEKDFLAGLAVAGYAFSVLRADCRMMGEQMVGQVTGALRALGAAGVDVIVVTRGGGSKADLSWFDHREVAEAVARCPVPVVTAIGHEIDLSIADLVAHHH